One window of Lawsonibacter asaccharolyticus genomic DNA carries:
- a CDS encoding ATP-dependent DNA helicase, with translation MTITLDTPVTDFPGVGPARAKKLEKLGILRAADLLTYYPRDYEDRRRIWSIRAAPLGEKVCVSALAAERPVLSYIRKGMELVKLRVVDNSGTLYLTFFNQSYLKNSFQPGEEYVFYGEIQEQGSRRSMVNPVFEREGDRDFTGRIVPVYPLTAGISNHLMVSLIRQAVEQCAGQGAESLPASLRAAHRLVPAERACRDIHFPEDFDALEQARRRLTFEELFYLSAGLTLLKDRRDSQCSAAVFAPRPLEAFCTLLPFAPTQAQRRAMEETARDLASGRPMNRLVQGDVGSGKTTVAAWGAWLAAQSGWQSALMAPTEVLAEQHYRTMDQLLSPAGVRVALFTGSMTAAEKRAARAALRSGEVDLAVGTQALLSQGVDFARLGLVITDEQHRFGVAQRAALAAKGAAPQSSSPHVLVMSATPIPRTLALIIYGDLDVSVIDQLPPGRVPVQTFVVGESKRQRMYNFVRKQAGEGRQTYIVCPAVEESTGDGAPPGLMDLKAVKVYARQLQEQIFPQLRVGLLYGKMKPREKEAVMSAFASGELQVLVSTTVIEVGVDVPNAALMIVENAERFGLSQLHQLRGRVGRGRHQSYCVLLTSNRSPDTLARLRVFASTTDGFKISEEDLKLRGPGDFFGRRQHGLPTLRLADLSGDMRLLSEAQQAARDLLSADPRLALGENRPVLERVRALFSDTPDIFN, from the coding sequence ATGACCATCACACTGGACACACCGGTGACGGATTTTCCGGGCGTGGGGCCCGCCCGGGCCAAGAAGCTGGAGAAGCTGGGCATCCTTCGGGCCGCCGATCTGCTCACCTACTACCCCCGGGACTACGAGGACCGGCGCCGGATCTGGTCCATTCGGGCTGCGCCGCTGGGGGAGAAGGTCTGCGTCTCCGCCCTTGCGGCGGAGCGCCCTGTCCTCTCCTACATCCGCAAGGGGATGGAACTGGTGAAGCTGAGGGTGGTAGACAACTCAGGCACCCTCTACCTCACCTTCTTCAACCAGTCCTATCTGAAAAATTCCTTCCAGCCTGGGGAGGAGTATGTGTTTTATGGGGAGATCCAGGAGCAGGGCTCCCGCCGCTCTATGGTCAATCCGGTCTTTGAGCGGGAAGGGGACCGGGACTTTACTGGACGCATCGTACCGGTGTACCCCCTGACTGCAGGGATCTCCAATCATCTGATGGTCTCCCTGATCCGCCAGGCAGTAGAGCAGTGCGCCGGCCAGGGGGCAGAATCCCTCCCGGCCAGCCTTCGGGCCGCGCACCGGCTGGTCCCGGCGGAGCGGGCCTGCCGGGACATCCATTTCCCAGAGGACTTTGACGCCCTGGAGCAGGCGCGGCGGCGGCTGACCTTCGAGGAGCTGTTCTACCTCTCCGCCGGCCTGACCCTTCTGAAGGACCGTCGGGACAGCCAGTGCTCCGCCGCGGTGTTTGCCCCCCGTCCCTTGGAGGCGTTCTGTACCCTGCTCCCCTTCGCACCCACCCAGGCCCAGCGGCGGGCCATGGAGGAGACCGCCCGGGACCTGGCCTCTGGCCGCCCCATGAACCGGCTGGTCCAGGGAGACGTGGGCTCCGGTAAGACCACGGTGGCCGCCTGGGGGGCTTGGCTGGCCGCCCAAAGCGGCTGGCAGTCCGCGCTGATGGCGCCCACCGAAGTGCTGGCTGAGCAGCATTACCGCACCATGGACCAGCTGCTCTCCCCAGCCGGCGTCCGGGTGGCCCTGTTCACCGGCTCCATGACCGCGGCTGAAAAGCGGGCGGCCCGGGCCGCCCTGCGCTCCGGGGAGGTGGACCTGGCGGTGGGCACCCAGGCCCTGCTGTCTCAGGGGGTGGACTTCGCCCGCCTGGGGCTGGTCATCACTGACGAGCAGCACCGGTTCGGCGTGGCCCAAAGGGCGGCGCTGGCCGCCAAAGGGGCGGCACCGCAGTCCTCTTCCCCCCACGTGCTGGTCATGTCCGCCACCCCCATCCCCCGCACCCTGGCGCTGATCATCTACGGTGACTTGGACGTGTCCGTCATTGACCAACTCCCCCCGGGCCGCGTCCCGGTGCAGACCTTTGTGGTGGGGGAGAGCAAGCGTCAGCGGATGTACAACTTTGTCCGCAAACAGGCCGGAGAGGGCAGGCAGACCTATATCGTCTGCCCTGCGGTGGAGGAGAGCACCGGGGACGGGGCCCCGCCCGGCCTGATGGACCTGAAGGCGGTGAAGGTCTACGCCCGGCAGCTCCAGGAGCAGATCTTTCCTCAGCTGCGGGTGGGGCTGCTCTACGGTAAGATGAAGCCCCGGGAGAAGGAGGCCGTCATGTCCGCCTTCGCCAGTGGGGAGCTCCAGGTCTTGGTGTCTACCACCGTCATCGAAGTGGGGGTGGACGTGCCCAACGCCGCCCTTATGATCGTCGAAAACGCAGAGCGCTTCGGCCTCAGCCAGCTCCACCAGCTCCGGGGCAGGGTGGGCCGGGGCCGGCACCAGTCCTACTGCGTGCTCCTCACCTCCAACCGCAGCCCGGACACCTTGGCCCGTCTGCGGGTCTTCGCCTCCACCACAGACGGCTTCAAGATCTCTGAGGAGGACCTGAAGCTACGGGGCCCTGGCGACTTCTTCGGCCGCCGCCAGCATGGCCTGCCCACCCTGCGGCTGGCCGATCTCTCCGGGGATATGCGCCTGCTCAGCGAGGCTCAGCAGGCGGCACGGGACCTGCTCTCCGCCGACCCCCGCCTGGCCTTGGGGGAAAACCGCCCTGTGCTGGAGCGAGTACGGGCACTGTTCTCCGATACGCCGGACATCTTCAACTAA
- a CDS encoding sigma-70 family RNA polymerase sigma factor encodes MTEQEFALRAQDQRGRLYRTAFLYLGGEHAAVDAVDEAVYRAFRDRRKLRQPEFFETWLTRILINVCKDELRRRRRECRVCVPPEPEAEHMDALSLREAVRALPEELRSVIVLRYFTGLTLEETAAALEIPRGTVSSRQRRALELLRLDLTDGQEVGS; translated from the coding sequence ATGACGGAACAGGAATTCGCCCTCCGGGCCCAGGACCAGCGGGGTCGGCTCTACCGCACAGCCTTCCTCTACCTGGGCGGGGAGCACGCTGCGGTGGACGCGGTGGACGAGGCGGTGTACCGCGCCTTCCGGGACCGCCGGAAGCTGCGGCAGCCCGAGTTCTTCGAGACCTGGCTGACCCGGATCCTCATCAATGTGTGCAAGGACGAGCTGCGCCGCCGCCGCAGAGAGTGCCGGGTCTGCGTCCCGCCGGAACCGGAGGCGGAGCACATGGATGCCCTCTCCCTGCGGGAGGCGGTGCGGGCGCTGCCGGAAGAGCTGCGCTCCGTGATCGTCCTGCGGTACTTTACCGGCCTGACGCTGGAGGAGACAGCCGCCGCCCTGGAGATCCCCAGGGGGACGGTATCCTCCCGCCAGCGGCGGGCCCTGGAGCTTCTCAGGCTGGACCTGACAGACGGACAGGAGGTGGGGTCATGA